A single Solidesulfovibrio sp. DNA region contains:
- the galU gene encoding UTP--glucose-1-phosphate uridylyltransferase GalU, whose translation MEIKKVVIPVAGWGTRSLPATKNIPKEMLPVYNKPIVQYVVEEAQASGLQDVVFVTNRNKTIIEDHFDYNLTLEDLLERTGKKDMLKMVREVAEMVNIISVRQKKQLGLGHAVLCAREVCKNDPFAVMVGDDLMFSMEPGIKQLLTVAMTEHMPVIGVMEVPPQMVSRYGIIDGEEFAPGMYRVRNLVEKPKVNEAPSRLAIVGRYVLFPDIFYHLEKVTPGHGGEIQLTDGLKGLAGNNRLLAVKIQGQRFDAGDWVDYLTANIYFALHDETLRESLVPRLRELLPFGE comes from the coding sequence ATGGAAATCAAGAAGGTGGTCATTCCCGTCGCCGGATGGGGGACGCGGTCCTTGCCGGCCACGAAGAACATCCCCAAGGAAATGCTGCCTGTCTATAATAAACCCATCGTCCAGTACGTGGTCGAGGAAGCCCAGGCCTCGGGCCTCCAGGACGTCGTCTTCGTCACCAACCGCAACAAGACCATCATCGAAGACCACTTCGACTACAACCTGACCCTTGAGGACCTGCTGGAGCGCACCGGCAAGAAAGACATGCTCAAGATGGTCCGCGAAGTGGCCGAAATGGTCAACATCATTTCCGTCCGCCAGAAAAAGCAGCTGGGCCTGGGCCATGCCGTCCTGTGCGCCCGCGAGGTCTGCAAGAACGATCCCTTCGCCGTCATGGTCGGCGACGACCTCATGTTCAGCATGGAGCCCGGCATCAAGCAACTGCTCACCGTGGCCATGACCGAGCACATGCCCGTCATCGGCGTCATGGAGGTCCCCCCCCAGATGGTGTCGCGCTACGGCATCATCGACGGCGAGGAGTTCGCCCCGGGCATGTACCGGGTGCGCAACCTGGTGGAAAAACCCAAGGTCAACGAAGCCCCCTCGCGCCTGGCCATCGTCGGCCGCTACGTGCTGTTTCCGGACATCTTCTACCACCTGGAAAAAGTCACCCCGGGCCACGGCGGCGAGATCCAGCTGACCGACGGCTTGAAGGGCCTGGCCGGCAACAACCGGCTGCTCGCCGTCAAGATCCAGGGCCAGCGCTTCGACGCCGGCGACTGGGTGGACTACCTCACGGCCAACATCTATTTCGCCCTGCACGACGAGACGCTGCGCGAATCGCTGGTGCCGCGCCTGCGCGAACTGTTGCCCTTTGGGGAATAG